The Catharus ustulatus isolate bCatUst1 chromosome 15, bCatUst1.pri.v2, whole genome shotgun sequence genome has a window encoding:
- the SMAD5 gene encoding mothers against decapentaplegic homolog 5 codes for MTSMASLFSFTSPAVKRLLGWKQGDEEEKWAEKAVDALVKKLKKKKGAMEELEKALSSPGQPSKCVTIPRSLDGRLQVSHRKGLPHVIYCRVWRWPDLQSHHELKPLDICEFPFGSKQKEVCINPYHYKRVESPVLPPVLVPRHSEFNPQHSLLVQFRNLSHNEPHMPHNATFPDSFQQPNSTPFSISPNSPYPPSPASSTYPSSPASSGPSSPFQLPADTPPPAYMPPDEQMGQDNSQSMDTSNTMIPQIMPNISTRDVQPVAYEEPKHWCSIVYYELNNRVGEAFHASSTSVLVDGFTDPSNNKNRFCLGLLSNVNRNSTIENTRRHIGKGVHLYYVGGEVYAECLSDSSIFVQSRNCNYHHGFHPTTVCKIPSGCSLKIFNNQEFAQLLAQSVNHGFEAVYELTKMCTIRMSFVKGWGAEYHRQDVTSTPCWIEIHLHGPLQWLDKVLTQMGSPLNPISSVS; via the exons ATGACGTCAATGGCCAGTTTGTTCTCCTTTACTAGCCCAGCTGTAAAGCGTCTGTTGGGCTGGAAACAAGgagatgaagaggaaaaatgggcAGAAAAAGCTGTTGATGCTTTggtaaaaaagctgaaaaagaaaaaaggtgctATGGAAGAACTGGAGAAAGCCTTGAGCAGTCCAGGGCAGCCCAGCAAGTGTGTTACTATCCCGCGCTCTTTGGATGGACGGCTCCAGGTTTCTCACAGGAAAGGCCTTCCCCACGTGATTTACTGTCGTGTGTGGCGCTGGCCAGATCTACAAAGCCATCACGAGCTGAAGCCATTGGATATTTGTGAATTTCCTTTTGGATCCAAACAAAAGGAAGTCTGCATCAATCCATACCACTACAAGAGGGTGGAGAGCCCAG ttctaCCTCCAGTGTTAGTGCCTAGACATAGCGAGTTCAACCCCCAGCACAGTCTGCTAGTTCAGTTCAGGAACCTCAGCCACAACGAGCCCCACATGCCACACAACGCGACATTTCCGGACTCCTTCCAGCAGCCCAACAGCACTCCGTTCTCCATCTCACCAAACAGCCCCTACCCCCCttctccagccagcagcacttACCCGAGctccccagccagctctgggccATCCAGTCCCTTTCAGCTGCCAG CTGATACTCCACCTCCTGCTTATATGCCCCCTGATGAGCAAATGGGGCAGGATAATTCACAGTCTATGGACACAAGCAATACGATGATCCCTCAAATAATGCCAAATATATCTACCAGAG atGTTCAGCCTGTTGCCTATGAAGAACCCAAACACTGGTGTTCCATTGTGTATTATGAGTTAAATAACCGTGTTGGGGAGGCTTTCCATGCATCTTCCACAAGTGTCTTAGTAGATGGGTTTACAGATCCCTCCAATAACAAGAACAGGTTCTGCTTAGGTTTGCTCTCCAATGTTAATCGCAACTCAACGATCGAGAACACTCGACGGCACATTGGCAAAG GAGTTCATCTCTACTATGTTGGTGGAGAAGTCTATGCTGAGTGTTTAAGTGATAGCAGCATATTTGTACAGAGCAGGAACTGCAACTACCACCATGGCTTTCATCCAACAACTGTATGCAAGATTCCCAGTGGATGCAGTCTGAAAATTTTTAACAATCAGGAGTTCGCTCAGCTTTTAGCTCAGTCTGTCAACCATGGATTTGAAGCAGTGTATGAACTCACCAAAATGTGCACCATTCGAATGAGTTTTGTAAAG ggctggggagctgaATATCACCGGCAGGATGTCACAAGCACCCCGTGCTGGATAGAAATTCATCTTCATGGGCCCCTCCAGTGGCTGGATAAAGTACTTACACAAATGGGTTCTCCTCTTAACCCCATCTCATCTGTTTCATAG